One part of the Drosophila teissieri strain GT53w chromosome 3R, Prin_Dtei_1.1, whole genome shotgun sequence genome encodes these proteins:
- the LOC122618920 gene encoding phenoloxidase 3-like translates to MGDKKNLLLLFDHPTEPVFMDKGGDGTLFNVPDHYLTDQYTKICKKAQYRIGGSKARMIDLKEISIPDLSFPMSLGRTEQFSLMLKSHRQMAGHLIEVFTKLLSVEDLLSVAAYARDRVNPVMFHYALSVALLHRPDTQGLDLPSFAQSFPDRFIDSQVLRSVREQSFVVEESESRVPIVVPVNYTASDLDHEHRLWYFREDLGINLHHWHWHLVYPIEISDGADRRIVDKDRRGELFYYMHQQVMARYNAERLSNHMARVQPLNDLDEPIAEGYFPKMDSTVASRAYPPRFDDTQLSDVDRPANQIKVGLNDMKRWIDRIYQAIHQGYVLDTNNERIQLDEVKGIDYLGNIIEASVLSPNTALYGDVHNMGHVLISYSHDPTNKHLENQGVMGDSTTAMRDPVFYKWHAFIDNIFQEHKGRLPAYTEEDLSYPGITVQNINVISQDRINRITTFWQESDVDMSRGVDFVPRGSVVARFTHLQHNPFTYSINVVNSTGATKFGYVRIFMAPKLDDRNAPMFMADQRRMMIELDKVGISIPPGQHRFVRSSTESSVTIPFNRTFRNLDNNRGAANSAEELENFFCGCGWPNHMLVPKGRVEGMSFELFVMISNYDNERVDQTLVGSCSDAASYCGVRDRLYPDRRSMGFPFDRVPRMSAVLLKDFLTPNMSTVEVNITHEDRTVKLP, encoded by the exons ATGGGCGACAAGAAGAATCTCCTCCTGCTGTTCGATCATCCGACGGAGCCCGTGTTCATGGACAAAGGTGGCGATGGCACCTTGTTCAATGTACCCGACCACTACCTGACCGATCAGTACACGAAGATCTGCAAGAAGGCGCAGTACCGGATCGGCGGTAGTAAAGCGAGAATGATAGACCTCAAGGAGATCTCCATTCCCGATCTCAGCTTCCCCATGTCCTTGGGCCGTACCGAGCAGTTCTCACTGATGCTGAAGTCCCACCGCCAGATGGCGGGCCACCTGATCGAGGTCTTTACCAAACTGCTTTCCGTGGAGGATCTCCTAAGTGTGGCCGCCTATGCCAGGGATCGTGTTAACCCTGTAATGTTTCATTATGCCCTATCGGTGGCTCTGCTCCATCGTCCTGACACCCAGGGCCTAGATCTGCCATCCTTTGCGCAAAGCTTTCCAGATCGATTCATCGACTCGCAGGTACTGCGCTCAGTACGCGAGCAATCGTTCGTGGTGGAGGAATCGGAGTCGCGGGTTCCGATTGTTGTACCAGTTAACTATACCGCCTCCGATCTGGATCACGAGCACCGTCTGTGGTACTTCCGCGAGGATCTGGGCATCAACCTGCAccactggcactggcatcTCGTCTATCCCATCGAGATCAGCGATGGCGCCGATCGCCGGATAGTGGATAAGGATCGCCGTGGCGAGCTCTTCTACTATATGCACCAGCAGGTGATGGCCCGCTACAACGCCGAGCGATTGAGCAATCACATGGCCCGGGTTCAGCCGCTTAACGACTTGGATGAACCCATTGCCGAGGGCTACTTCCCCAAGATGGACTCCACGGTGGCCAGTCGGGCCTATCCTCCGCGATTCGATGACACCCAGCTGAGCGATGTCGACCGCCCGGCCAACCAGATCAAAGTGGGGCTCAACGACATGAAGCGGTGGATCGATCGCATCTACCAAGCCATCCACCAGGGCTACGTTTTGGAT ACTAACAATGAAAGGATTCAGTTGGATGAAGTAAAGGGCATTGACTACCTCGGCAACATTATTGAAGCCTCCGTATTGTCGCCCAATACAGCACTG TACGGTGATGTGCACAACATGGGTCACGTCTTGATCTCGTACTCCCACGATCCGACCAACAAGCATTTGGAGAACCAGGGTGTGATGGGGGACTCTACCACTGCGATGCGCGACCCAGTCTTCTACAAGTGGCACGCGTTCATTGACAACATTTTCCAGGAGCACAAGGGGCGGCTTCCGGCCTACACCGAGGAAGACCTGAGCTATCCCGGCATTACGGTGCAAAACATCAATGTGATTAGCCAGGATAGGATCAACAGGATAACCACCTTCTGGCAGGAGTCGGATGTGGATATGTCCCGTGGCGTCGACTTTGTGCCCCGTGGCAGTGTCGTTGCTCGATTCACCCATCTGCAGCACAACCCATTCACCTACTCCATTAATGTGGTCAACTCCACCGGAGCCACCAAGTTCGGCTACGTGCGCATCTTCATGGCGCCCAAGCTGGATGATCGCAACGCTCCCATGTTTATGGCGGACCAGCGCCGCATGATGATTGAGCTGGACAAGGTTGGGATTTCGATTCCACCCGGACAACATAGGTTTGTACGCAGCTCCACGGAATCGAGTGTAACCATTCCGTTTAACCGCACTTTCCGCAATCTGGACAACAACCGTGGGGCTGCGAATTCTGCGGAGGAGTTGGAGAACTTTTTCTGCGGCTGCGGTTGGCCCAATCACATGTTGGTCCCAAAGGGTCGTGTTGAGGGCATGAGCTTTGAGTTGTTCGTCATGATTTCCAACTATGACAATGAAAGG GTTGACCAGACACTTGTGGGTAGCTGCAGCGATGCCGCCTCCTACTGTGGAGTCCGTGATCGCCTTTACCCAGATCGCCGCTCCATGGGCTTCCCCTTCGATCGCGTGCCTCGCATGAGTGCAGTTTTGCTGAAGGACTTCCTAACGCCCAACATGAGCACTGTGGAAGTCAACATTACCCACGAGGACCGCACTGTAAAGCTTCCCTAA